The Candidatus Baltobacteraceae bacterium DNA window CAGTTGGTAAAGTGAACGTCGCCGTCGTAGGATTCGCTCAGATAGAGCAACTCACCGATTCGCGCGCTCAGACCGGTCTCTTCGAGGACTTCGCGCGCGACGGTATCGCGAAGCAGTTCGCGCGGCAATTGACGGCCGCCGGGGAGATTCCAGAGCGGTTGCGCGTGATTGGGGTAGCGCGAGGCCACGAGCAAAATCGACGAACCTCGCCGAATCAGCGCGCTCGCGAGATGAATGCGTCTTACCAGATCGGCGATTGTAATGCCATCCGCCGGCGAACGAACCATGCGGGCAGATGCGACTCGTGTTTGATCGTCACGCGATGCGAACGAGTCGCGCGTGGAGCCATGGATCCGAGCAGAACCGCCGCGATCGCCGCCACAACCGCCGCGAGTGCAAGTCGCCTCACCCCAAAGCCCTTCCGCCCGGTGCGTC harbors:
- a CDS encoding NUDIX domain-containing protein; translation: MVRSPADGITIADLVRRIHLASALIRRGSSILLVASRYPNHAQPLWNLPGGRQLPRELLRDTVAREVLEETGLSARIGELLYLSESYDGDVHFTNCTFAAEVSGNIVAPRDDDHVAEARWVPLAQIAERLTVRVVREPLLAYLRGDLPLQYAGYADADISIVFPD